GAAGGCATTGCAGTCGATGACCGCCGTGACGAAAGTTCCGGAAATGATCATCAGCACGCTCTTTCTGGTGACCGGCGTATGGCTCTTGGTGATCCTTGGTGGAATCAAGCTGTTCCACATCATCAAACTGGTCTTCGTGTTCCTCGCGATCCCACTGGGGGTGATCGGCTTCAAGAAACAGCGCTATGCTGCCGCGATCCTGTCGGTGCTCTTTATCGTCCTCGCGTACGGCATGGCGGAGATGAGCAAGAACAAGCCCTTCCTGCCGGCCAAGGTGGTGATGAATAACGACGACGGCAGTCCGTTGGCACAAGGCGCGAAAGTGTATCATGCCAACTGCGTGTTCTGTCATGGCACCGACGGCAAGAAAATGTACCGTACCGCGCCGGACCTTAGCACAAGCAGCCTCGACGCCCTCAGCATGCAAGGCATGATCACCGATGGCAGCAAGGGTAAGATGCCCGCCTACGGCAAAGTGCTCTCCGCCGATGAGATCGCGCAGGTCGCGCTCTACGTGCAATCGTTGAAGACCGGTTCCAACATCCAGGTGAATCCCTGAGCATAAACATCCTTGTCCAAACACCTTCACCCGACCGGTCGTAAG
This DNA window, taken from Bacteroidota bacterium, encodes the following:
- a CDS encoding SirB2 family protein, coding for MSSALLAKIHFISALLFLILYLVKLILLFTNKKALQSMTAVTKVPEMIISTLFLVTGVWLLVILGGIKLFHIIKLVFVFLAIPLGVIGFKKQRYAAAILSVLFIVLAYGMAEMSKNKPFLPAKVVMNNDDGSPLAQGAKVYHANCVFCHGTDGKKMYRTAPDLSTSSLDALSMQGMITDGSKGKMPAYGKVLSADEIAQVALYVQSLKTGSNIQVNP